A genomic segment from Cloacibacillus sp. encodes:
- a CDS encoding head-tail adaptor protein — protein MNPGKLNRHILLKGLQTIKDEGGGSQEIHLIKKNCWASFRTIRAYGEMLANRDLNVCLVEVTIRADSRKDFTPHRGDIVECGERVFDVESVSLPEKGYVVMICREES, from the coding sequence ATGAACCCGGGGAAGCTGAATCGGCATATTCTTTTGAAGGGTTTGCAGACGATCAAGGATGAGGGCGGCGGCTCACAGGAGATACATCTAATCAAAAAGAACTGCTGGGCTTCTTTTCGCACGATTCGAGCCTATGGCGAGATGCTGGCTAACAGAGATCTGAATGTTTGTCTTGTAGAAGTAACGATACGCGCTGACTCACGCAAGGACTTTACGCCTCATCGTGGGGATATAGTCGAATGCGGCGAACGTGTTTTTGATGTGGAGAGCGTATCACTGCCTGAAAAAGGATATGTCGTTATGATTTGCAGGGAGGAATCATAA
- a CDS encoding X2-like carbohydrate binding domain-containing protein gives MSPESAAFSKAAPADAVFTFTGGGLTLTSLKIGGTAVNAANYTFTDNVLTLTSEYLATLANGDKTFNLVLNGGSFALVVTVGD, from the coding sequence GTGAGTCCTGAATCTGCCGCGTTCAGCAAGGCCGCTCCTGCTGACGCGGTATTCACGTTTACAGGCGGCGGCTTGACGCTGACATCGCTGAAGATAGGCGGCACGGCGGTCAATGCGGCGAACTATACCTTTACAGATAACGTCCTGACGCTGACCAGCGAGTATCTTGCAACGCTGGCCAACGGCGATAAGACGTTCAATCTGGTGCTGAACGGCGGCAGCTTCGCGCTTGTTGTAACGGTCGGCGATTAA
- a CDS encoding head-tail connector protein, giving the protein MPLTLAQVKAYLRVGDDNDDVEIQASLDAAVIYLKGKTAKTKRVVGETETAIEDDALFQTALKQMIAHWYENRDVIKIGTGVADTPHTADMIIGHIQICGDYI; this is encoded by the coding sequence ATGCCGCTGACTCTCGCACAGGTTAAAGCCTATCTGCGGGTCGGAGATGATAACGACGACGTCGAGATTCAAGCGAGTCTCGACGCCGCCGTTATTTATCTTAAAGGCAAGACGGCCAAAACGAAGCGCGTGGTCGGTGAAACGGAAACTGCCATAGAAGATGACGCCTTGTTTCAGACGGCCCTAAAGCAGATGATAGCGCATTGGTATGAAAACCGTGACGTTATAAAAATTGGTACCGGCGTAGCGGATACGCCACATACAGCAGATATGATCATCGGGCATATCCAGATTTGCGGTGATTACATATGA
- a CDS encoding phage major capsid protein, with translation KAQPKGITKELEGESSTPQVLTWTATSDEPDYDKLAQLFALVGSGYMNGAAVYATNAFIWSKLALIKDTTGRPIFIPDASAGAIGRIFGAPVYVEDGVPANAMILGNVRAGYRMNVSKELVIMEEDKPTSQRTNYVGYMMVDGAPITTKAFAYLKKSA, from the coding sequence CAAAGCCCAGCCCAAAGGTATCACAAAGGAGCTTGAGGGCGAGAGCAGCACGCCGCAGGTCCTAACCTGGACGGCGACAAGCGATGAGCCGGATTATGATAAGCTGGCCCAGCTCTTCGCGCTTGTTGGCAGCGGATATATGAACGGTGCTGCGGTCTATGCAACGAACGCGTTCATTTGGAGCAAGCTTGCGCTTATCAAAGACACAACGGGCCGTCCGATATTTATACCTGACGCCTCCGCCGGAGCAATCGGACGCATCTTCGGTGCACCTGTCTATGTTGAAGACGGAGTCCCGGCCAATGCTATGATTCTTGGCAACGTTCGTGCGGGCTACCGCATGAATGTGTCAAAAGAGCTCGTGATAATGGAAGAGGACAAGCCGACCTCACAGCGCACCAACTATGTAGGTTACATGATGGTTGACGGTGCCCCGATAACAACGAAGGCGTTCGCATACTTAAAAAAATCAGCGTAA